In Trichoderma asperellum chromosome 1, complete sequence, a single window of DNA contains:
- a CDS encoding uncharacterized protein (EggNog:ENOG41~SECRETED:SignalP(1-19)), translated as MYASKIVASLGLFLGLATATVNIGKDSAGDTVAWIGGESECTNVFIAGNGANPCGINFTLNNGFTYHLVGCGGAGLSLDNGDGSFNSNCQFGEQNLQCGVQQQWSCF; from the exons ATGTACGCCTCCAAGATCGTCGCTTCtctcggcctcttcctcggccTGGCCACCGCCACCGTCAACATTGGCAAGGACTCTGCCGGTGACACTG TTGCCTGGATTGGCGGCGAGTCCGAGTGCACTAACGTCTTCATTGCTGGCAACGGTGCCAACCCTTGCGGAATCAACTTCACCCTCAACAATGGTTTCACCTACCACCTCGTTGGCTGCGGTGGTGCCGGCTTGAGCTTGGACAACGGCGATGGCTCTTTCAACAGCAACTGCCAGTTCGGCGAGCAGAACCTCCAGTGCGGtgtccagcagcagtggtCTTGCTTCTAA
- a CDS encoding uncharacterized protein (EggNog:ENOG41) codes for MPNEAVLVDTPAVKSRVEPVTAWIAEIIGHRTLSTIYITHGHGDHVFAAGYIQEQFPDAVIRATNGTYTHMLEQVSPELWNGLWVPTFPELGEGGPPDLQVEVLPESAKHFTLDGHEFRAVEVVGGDTAASTVLHVPDLSLVVGGDVVYGNIYQYLAENTTPQLRQGWINALDQIAALKPRVVVFEPSSIHRQFWA; via the coding sequence ATGCCAAACGAAGCAGTGTTGGTTGATACTCCAGCAGTCAAATCTCGAGTCGAGCCAGTTACAGCGTGGATAGCTGAAATTATTGGGCACCGAACGTTGAGCACTATTTACATCACTCATGGTCACGGTGACCACGTTTTTGCTGCTGGATACATTCAAGAACAATTTCCAGATGCTGTTATCCGTGCTACAAATGGCACTTACACCCATATGCTAGAACAGGTTTCTCCAGAGCTCTGGAATGGTCTTTGGGTTCCAACATTTCCTGAGCTGGGAGAAGGTGGCCCTCCAGACTTGCAGGTAGAAGTCTTACCGGAGAGCGCAAAACACTTTACATTGGACGGTCACGAATTCCGTGCTGTCGAGGTCGTCGGAGGCGATACTGCTGCGTCAACGGTGCTCCATGTGCCTGACCTGAGTCTTGTTGTTGGAGGGGATGTTGTTTATGGGAACATTTATCAGTATCTTGCCGAAAACACAACACCGCAACTCCGACAGGGTTGGATTAATGCCCTTGATCAGATTGCTGCCCTCAAACCCAGAGTTGTTGTATTCGAGCCATCGTCAATCCACAGACAATTTTGGGCTTGA
- a CDS encoding uncharacterized protein (EggNog:ENOG41), translating into MSTANILSSKEAFASAMTAIFTCPESELESTLLGIYSKDAVVTVNEKRMTWNDFFPYIRGINKSMESAEINTHYLLQDGNMFAEKHTAIGIGKDGTKTQAEAICMGEVNAEKKIIWLEEVLHFSAGTDTTTINYE; encoded by the coding sequence ATGTCTACCGCCAATATATTATCTAGCAAGGAAGCCTTTGCCTCTGCGATGACAGCCATCTTCACCTGTCCCGAATCGGAGCTCGAATCTACACTGCTCGGCATATACTCCAAAGATGCCGTCGTCACTGTGAATGAGAAGCGGATGACATGGAACGACTTCTTCCCTTACATAAGGGGCATCAATAAGTCGATGGAGTCTGCAGAGATCAACACGCATTATCTTTTGCAGGATGGCAACATGTTTGCGGAGAAACATACGGCGATTGGAATTGGGAAGGACGGCACAAAGACTCAAGCGGAGGCAATTTGCATGGGCGAGGTCAacgcagagaagaagataattTGGCTGGAGGAGGTTTTGCATTTTTCTGCTGGCACAGATACAACCACCATTAACTACGAATAA